The genomic DNA ATTTCAATTATTGGATGCATAGTTTTCTTTTCATCTATCAGCTTTTGCAGAGCGGAAGTTGGATACATGGAAAGAACCTATTATAGCGGGCCAATGAATGATATTGTGATTCAACAATCGGGTTGGTTATATGATGGAGCTGCTTACTATATTGTGTGTCTTGATATATACGTAGCGTATGCTGCAGATATTCGTGTTTATTGCGAATATTTTTTTCAGAATGGTTTAACAATAAGAGATATTCCACCGATTGCAGCCACAATAAATGGTCAAAATTGGATAGAAAATTATTATTGGCGCGGAGATCCATGCGATTTTAATTGGGTATGGAGAATTTCCTCCGATCATGAGGTTTTAGCCAGAGCCAATAGTGCGACGTTTGTAAGTGATTATGCCTATGCTAGAGTAAAAGTTGATGGATCAGTTATTGTACCAAATAACAGGCAAGATTTAAGTATGCAAGTGTCATATGCAGAAGTTAATAATGGAAGTGCCGGATTACTTTTAACCTGGCCCCCTGGAATTGTTTATAATCCAACTCCTGGAACCCAGGTGCAGAACTCTGGAATAATTGGCGTTAAACAGGCAACATCTGTTACTAGCGTGGTTAATAATTCTGGTCCTTATCAGCGATCAGGCTTAATTAATTATGCGGAAGCGGTCGTTGATTTAAATTATAAAACAGGCTTATTAACTACTTTTCCAAAAGGCATTGCGGTTATAAATATATACTTTCATGCATACTAAAAATGTACTCTTTTTATAGAGTACTTTTAATAATTTCCCCCTTTTCAAATAAGAAGAGGGGTTTTTTTTGCGTTAACGAAAACCCATCGAAATAAATTCGCTCTCTATATTATTACCGTTCTCCTTAGAAATTTCATATAGATTGCGTTAAAATTAAAAGAATGTCTCGATTACGATCCAGGAGAACGCCATGCTAAAAGGTTATACGTTACCTCGCACTCCAAAAGGAACCTCCAGTCTCGTCCCCAATCCGCCCTGGCATTATGTGGGCAATTGCCTCGCCGTCGAGTATGAAGCCAAGCCGGAGGCCGTCGAATCGTTTCTGCCAGCTGGGCTGCGCTTTTCTTCTCCCCAATGCGCCGTCTACTTCGTTGAATGGCAATACGCCAGCGAAGGGGGAGAGGAATTTCTCGATCCCATCCGCAGCCAATATCATGAGACGATATTTCTGATATCCGCCGAATACGAAGGCGCCGCCTGCGCTTTTTGTCCCTTTATCTGGGTCGATCAGGACGTATCGATGGTGCGGGGTTACGCGCAAGGCTGGCCGAAGCAGATCGGTTCGATCTGGATGACGCGCTCCTACGATTTACCCTCTCCGGCCAATTCCATCGTTGGGCCGGGCGGAAAATTCGGCGCCACGCTGACCGTAAAAGACCGCCGCCTGGCGGAAGCAGTGATTACGCTGCGCGAGCAAACCGAAAGCCTTCCCACGCCCACCTTCGCCAAAACCGTCAACACGCGCCATTTTCCCGAACTCGTCGCCGGGAAGCGCGATCAACCCGCCGTCTACGAACTGGTGCAACTTAAATCGCGTGATGTCCGCCTCTCTCCAATTTGGAAGGGCGAGGCCTTCTTGAACGTTTTCGATCATCCCTATTTGGAAGTCTTCGAACTGCGGCCAGTCAATGTTATCGCCGGTTATAGGTTCTCTTGCGCTTT from Candidatus Omnitrophota bacterium includes the following:
- a CDS encoding acetoacetate decarboxylase family protein, which produces MLKGYTLPRTPKGTSSLVPNPPWHYVGNCLAVEYEAKPEAVESFLPAGLRFSSPQCAVYFVEWQYASEGGEEFLDPIRSQYHETIFLISAEYEGAACAFCPFIWVDQDVSMVRGYAQGWPKQIGSIWMTRSYDLPSPANSIVGPGGKFGATLTVKDRRLAEAVITLREQTESLPTPTFAKTVNTRHFPELVAGKRDQPAVYELVQLKSRDVRLSPIWKGEAFLNVFDHPYLEVFELRPVNVIAGYRFSCALTVDDLVWLCDLRNR